The following is a genomic window from Bombus fervidus isolate BK054 chromosome 15, iyBomFerv1, whole genome shotgun sequence.
ACCATTTACAGGCAACAGAAATAGAGAAAGCAAGAGCAGTTGCGAGAAGAGCGGTGAAAACAATTAACTTTAGAGAggagaatgaaatattaaatgtttggAATGCGTGGTTGAATTTAGAGTCTGAATTTGGGATCCCTAAAACATTGAATAATGTTTTTCAAGAGGCAGTGAGGTCTAACGActcacgaaaaatatacagccACATGTTGACAGTTCATGTCAAGGCTGGCAGGCAGATGGAAGTGGAGAAAACAATATCTACCATGATTGCgaagtttaaatatattcctGAGACATGGTTTAATTGTGGAGAAGCTTTGATAAAAATGGGTTTGAAGGACAAATCAAGGCATATTATGCAGAGAGCATTGCAATCTTTGCCAGCATCTGAACGTATGTAcataacagaaataaaatgtcataaagaataaaatactaatataatatgaattttacagATGTAAATCTAATGGCTCGGTTTGCGATTATGGAGAACAAATTTGGGGATAAAGAGAGAGCACAAACTTTGTTTGAACAAATTCTAAGTTCTTATCCAAAACGGGTGGATATATGGTCTTGTTATATCGACTCCTTAGTGAAATCTAATGATATTGATATAGcaaggtaaaaatattttttcaactatattttgtcattttaatttcatagagAATTTACCttgtaataatttgtatttacagGAAAGTTCTAGAGAGAGCAGTTGTTCAGACATTACCGCCTAGAAAGATGAAGATCCTCTTTAAAAAGTTCATCAATTTTGAAGAACAGCATGGTACTCAGGAAGACGTGACTCGTGTTCAACAAATGGCTGTAGAATATGTAGAGAAGCAGTGTACAAAATgatcaaaaataataaaacattttgacaCGTACTTCATTACATCGTGCGAGCAAAACCTTAATTTCACAATACCTAAAAAAGTCCAGTTATGTAAAGTTTCCCCATTCAATAACTTCatgttgttatttataatatttatagtttTCACCTTCTAAATCTGATGTTTCCATGATCTCTGTACCATCTTCATTATAAGTTTTTTCTTCatcgaatataatatttccattgCTACTGTTTTCGTAACTTACTTTAcactttcttttcattttggGGATTGCAAAATTGTtttgtgttttatattagtttattgaattagaaacgaacataataatagaagtagaacgaaatggatcacaccgaatttaataaaataatataaaacagaaattgttgttcatttattatcacgttatgaaacgaaagaaacttttaggaCAACCTAAGAGTTTCTCCAACTATTAGTGACCATAGTACAGaatcaaaaaatattcgatgagTTTACTCTTGCTAGAGAAGTTACATGGCGATCCAGATTCTTCGATCTGCTCGAGGGAATCATGTTGAATATAAATGTCTTTGGCAATTCGTAAAGGGCTCAATGTACATTAATGTGAAAAATCATTGTCACTATCTGAAGTACTCTAAATACGTTGTCTCTTGTGTGACATCGATCACATCTTAATCTACATCAGAGATAAGACTTCCTTCCCGACCTTGGGACTCTTTTGCACACGTCACTACCTTATCATCATAACCTACTTCGAGCCCCTCAACATCCCCAAACCAAAACATATATAAGCAGAGACTTCAGCAAGCTCGGCTAGTTCTTGTTTAGCCTTTCTCTAATTCAGTATATTATTCGACCCAAAAGGATACAATCAGGTCAAAAAACAGTTTGATTTCATTAGGATTTGTTTCAACCCATTTATCGGGATGATTCAATCGCTGTTTTGACATTATTTGTGCagcatatatatttgtttgattcggaataatttgaaatatttcattcgtaacaaaaagaaaataaaactacGCGGTTTAgtataatcaaaaaatttagaTTGATGTATATTGATTCCCTGTGAAGTCGAAAATCTGATATTCGCTTGACTGCCCAAAGGAATATACCAATTTGTATCATACCCCTCTTCTTGtgtattattttcatcatTGCCGTCATCGTCAACTTCACTATTCAATTCAATTCGACGACAATGTACTGAAGATGCTATTATCATATTAGATAAACTGTTCGAAGGACTTTTCTCTCTATCTGACAACACTCGACATCGTTCGGAGGgatttgataaaaatgtatggTAGCATAATCTTCATTTGAAATCATATTATCTTTTGGggttaagtaaaaaattaaatagaagacaatagaaatatgtatcgcgtaataaaaaattcatcatgGCGCCACGGGCAATCCCTGTAAAACTAGCCTGACTTTCAACGTGTTAATAATCTATGATCgtatacataaaaaagaaagaaataaatatatttttagtactACACAAGATTACTATGTCTTGTATCATTCTGTCATacacgaaaaaataaattagcaTGTGTTTTAAAAGTGAAAGAAGTTACGTTTCTTGGTATGCAGAACTTTCATGATAACAGACtagtataaaaaattgttattctgCGGTTTCCGTTACACCGGGGATCACCCCTGTTCGGCTTCTAGCATCGAATAGAATACATACGTGCGAAGAAACACGTTTAACTTAATGTTGTTACTTCCCAAGTGTATGCGTTCTTAACGAAACTTTATCGTcgaattttttgaaaacgaagctttgtttgaaaaattgtcgCTTTATatgttcgatttatttttacatggGGAATCATTTTTTTCGGCTTCTACCACAATTTTCGGAACATCTTGCATCGATATATATTGGACCACGATCTTTCccgattaaaatttaaactatttattacaatttagtACTTTTTGCAACTAGAATTTTTAGTACGTGTATAAACTAAACACGGAAACTTTAtggaaattgcaaaaattttcGGAAATGGACGTCTTGTTTTTTTTCGCAATGAATGTCTTATCGATATCAACAATTTAACCATCTGTAAAATCTGCGAAACggttattcttaaaatatttgatatttagttCTTTCTCCAGAATATCCAAAATTTAGAAACTCCGAAACGAAATCCCAAGAACATTCGTAAGACTTAAAATACGGATGCTTCTAAAACTTGTGGAATTTAAGTCTTGCGAATATCCTAGGGATGTCTAAAATGAACGTAGGACGTTTAGATATAAACTGACCATGAACATGTATTCTTTGGACTTACGGTGCTGTCcgaataattgaatataattataagtcAGTATAAATGGATGCGAAATAATACGTACAGATTATAGTAAATTTACgaagtgaaataaaataaaaactataaaaataaaactatgaaaaataaaaatataaaatataagagtataaaaaataaaaaactataaaatagaaaactaGATTACTGGACCGTTAAGATATGAATTGGACAGATAAATTGGTATAAGGTAACATCTGAtgaaatcaattaaaatagatttgtatatgtgtatctgaaaatgtataaataaataaatatatatgtgtgtacaaAAGAGGTTTGAATGTATTTTAAACACTTCTGGTGAATAGCCAGAGTTTTTCCATATCATATCCTTGCTTTTGGAAGTATCTTCGCAAATATTTTGTCTGTTGCTGCTTAATTTCTCAAGAGTATCGTAAATTGTTTTCTCTGAATGAAAACTTCTCATCACTACGTTGccatattttaatcattttcgaaCAAGGAACTAGAACAATTCTGAAAGAAACAGATTCATTTCTAAAGTCAAAAAGAAACACATGTCCGGAGACGTGGGCAAACACGAAGTAATTTGTAGATATTTTCATATGTGTATatgaaaatagataaaaatataaatcaataaatattaggtcgtccagAAAGTTGTTTTCGCGTTCGCCGCTCGGAACCTTCTCTCGTTCCGCTTAAGTGAACAAACCACCAGATCACTCTACCGTCAATCGTGTGGTCACTTGTTATCCCCTGCTATGGCAAGAGAACAGTTCTCGACGTTAGTAGAAAGTGTATCGAGTGTTTCTTGCGTTGTGAAAGATGGAAAAGCAAAAGATGCATTTTCGTCACGTTATGTTTCACTGTTTTAAAAACGACAGTACGCCTAAAAACTTTGCAAAGGAGATTTGTGACGTTTATGGTATTTGGTCTATAACTGTTCAAACAGTTCAGAATTGGTTTAGGAGGTTTAGAGCCGGAAATTTTTATCTGAAAGATGAAGATCGCAGCGGACGTCCATCCATCACTGATACTGACCTTATCAAGGCTTGTTCGTGAGATAGCAGATGCTTTAAGTATTCCGCGAACAACGATTCATGAACATTTAAAAAAGCTTGGGTACCTTAATCCCTACGAAGTGTGGGTCCGCATCAACTGACGGAGAACAATCTCCTGAATCGAATCTCGACAtgcgatttgttaattcaATGCAAGAAAAGAGagccatttttaaaaaagttaattactgGGGAGGGAAGTTGGATTCTCTTGGAGTCGAGATAAGTGTCCTCCAACGGTAGCAAGACCTGGACTTCACCCGAAGAAGGTGCTGCTTTCAATTTGGTGGGACTGTAAAGGTATCCACTACTACGAATTACTTCCGGAAGAGCAAACGATCAACAGCAAAAAATATTGCACCCAACTCGAAAAACTTGAGGAGACCATTATCACAAAACGTCTTGAAGGGGTGAACAGACGTGGCGTCGTATTCCACCACGATAACGCGAGGCCACACGTTTCTTTAGCGGTGCGAACGAAACTTCTAAAGTTTGATTGGAACATTTTACCACATCCTCCATACTCTCCAGACTTTGTACCATCGGACTATTATTTGTTCTTCTCCCTAAAGAATTTTCTTCgcaatagaaaattcaaatcagtaaactaagtgaaaatcggcttcgaagaatattttaaaagtaagccaagagaattttggaaaaatggcATTATGAGACTCCCGGAGAGATGGCAAAAGGTGATAGAAGAGAAAGGATCATACATTATTTAAGAAAGGTACACagaaggaaatatattttctacttacctcctatttaaaaaacgaaaagaacttTCCGGATAATCTGATAAataagtttttattattatttatctttattttttatgaccGTCGTTTCTAGGATTTTAAAACTCGTTATTTTGTAACGTAGGATTATTTTGAAGTTCAGCGGATTTTTTATGAGGATTGCTGTCCCTCCACCTTGTGTTGTGTTCGGTCCGTCTTGTCTTACAAGGGAGTAGTTTTTGAAAtgtattttgtgtattttgtttaattttgtttctgaGATAAGTACGATATCGGGGGTTTCTTTATTTAGTAGGGTTAGCATACTATATCTTGTTTGGTTAGAAATTGGGGAGTTGgcatttattgaaattattttcagatgTTTTAAGTTTAAATGACTCGTTCTTTTCTGTAATTGTTGATTTGGTGGATTTGGGTTAGTCATCTTCTATACCATtgataatgatgatgata
Proteins encoded in this region:
- the LOC139994716 gene encoding protein RRP5 homolog — encoded protein: MLHTEKIKIEKLQKIQKMKNKGKRNREKPVKDLEKEYSKKMCVEQTGEEKIKLEDTDYEQKPRISPCGFFWDGNPNLSLDQDKESSSDSEDEVEKKPKLRNKKLSAAERREQERQKEGEIRQREEALANNQLPNSVDQFDRLVLASPDSSIVWLQYMAYHLQATEIEKARAVARRAVKTINFREENEILNVWNAWLNLESEFGIPKTLNNVFQEAVRSNDSRKIYSHMLTVHVKAGRQMEVEKTISTMIAKFKYIPETWFNCGEALIKMGLKDKSRHIMQRALQSLPASEHVNLMARFAIMENKFGDKERAQTLFEQILSSYPKRVDIWSCYIDSLVKSNDIDIARKVLERAVVQTLPPRKMKILFKKFINFEEQHGTQEDVTRVQQMAVEYVEKQCTK